One window of the Methyloprofundus sedimenti genome contains the following:
- a CDS encoding TIGR00341 family protein: MSNIETAWLVHKPEQKHLIAHAQDCAEHLGATLEAVELADFVANASGYLAKNPYVIALLESSDLGILLESAYQHHFKLGLLPVHPKSKVCRLYRIPVKMEDAMPIALDTKGGTKLDLLLCNDEVVTWLVTFGDVPLIELRHMADNQALIWQRLKAVPADLMALFRLKPKTVVITTQKGTKIKTALIGAVVIENDIESMAKHYANMTIAHSDGTLSAALVAPSSVMDYISFVLTAISPNPSPSKSLGYIETTGLLLESDEPIRYYIDSQERSAEKLQFSVIHNAITVKVGEAFIAAPSSNPGKEIVITDTLPQRKEHLLSLKQRLPLFSIAQDDDFKETLLVLKGYACFSVPFVLLIMLSTMLATFGLFLNNTPVVIGAMILAPLMGPLVSMSMSILRNDDKLLIASLQVLGLGTGITLFVAAVTTFLLPYEQATNEILSRLQPNLLDLGVAVVSGIAAAYAHARENIQKSLPGVAVAVALVPPACVMGVGIGWFDWSIISGAGLLFLTNLVGITLAGTFTFLCLGFAPAIKVNRGLGFSIILVILISIPLYQTLVNTGLYSRIEKNISTNTYEVNGKTLSLTEVSAVPLDDKIKIFGQLHSSQLVLASDIAALRDAIQTQLNEPVILDVSLRLVQ, from the coding sequence ATGTCAAACATCGAGACAGCCTGGTTAGTCCATAAGCCTGAACAAAAACATTTAATAGCACATGCACAAGATTGCGCTGAGCATCTTGGCGCAACATTAGAAGCTGTGGAGTTAGCCGATTTTGTTGCTAATGCGTCCGGTTATTTAGCTAAAAATCCGTATGTGATAGCTTTGCTGGAAAGTTCGGATCTGGGTATTTTATTAGAGTCAGCTTATCAACATCATTTTAAACTGGGCTTACTTCCTGTACATCCAAAATCAAAGGTCTGTCGTTTATATCGGATACCTGTAAAAATGGAAGATGCTATGCCTATTGCCTTAGATACTAAAGGTGGTACGAAACTCGATTTGCTTTTATGCAATGATGAAGTTGTTACCTGGCTGGTAACGTTTGGTGATGTTCCTTTAATTGAATTACGGCATATGGCGGATAATCAGGCGCTTATTTGGCAGCGTTTAAAGGCTGTACCAGCCGACTTAATGGCGTTATTTCGTTTAAAACCAAAGACAGTTGTCATAACAACCCAAAAGGGCACCAAAATAAAGACCGCTCTGATTGGTGCCGTGGTTATTGAAAACGACATAGAGTCCATGGCCAAACACTATGCTAACATGACAATAGCGCATTCGGACGGCACCTTATCAGCTGCTTTAGTTGCGCCTTCTTCGGTTATGGATTATATAAGTTTTGTCCTGACGGCCATTTCGCCTAATCCGAGTCCATCAAAATCCCTCGGATATATCGAAACGACGGGGTTGCTGCTGGAAAGTGACGAGCCCATCCGGTATTACATAGATAGCCAGGAGCGTAGCGCCGAGAAATTACAATTTAGCGTTATTCACAATGCGATTACGGTAAAGGTTGGGGAAGCATTTATAGCCGCCCCATCAAGTAACCCTGGAAAGGAAATTGTCATTACTGATACCTTACCGCAAAGAAAAGAACATTTGCTGTCACTCAAACAGCGACTCCCTTTATTTTCTATTGCCCAGGACGACGATTTCAAGGAAACATTGCTAGTGTTAAAGGGCTATGCCTGTTTTTCTGTACCCTTTGTGTTGCTTATAATGTTGAGTACCATGCTGGCTACCTTTGGCTTGTTCCTCAATAATACCCCTGTTGTTATCGGTGCGATGATATTGGCTCCCTTGATGGGGCCTTTGGTATCCATGTCCATGAGTATTTTACGTAATGATGACAAACTCTTAATTGCCTCTTTACAAGTCCTGGGTTTAGGGACTGGCATAACCTTGTTCGTGGCAGCGGTTACCACTTTCCTTTTACCTTACGAACAGGCAACGAATGAGATATTAAGTCGCTTACAACCCAATTTACTTGATTTAGGCGTAGCTGTAGTTTCAGGTATTGCAGCAGCCTATGCGCATGCCCGAGAAAATATCCAAAAAAGCTTACCGGGAGTGGCCGTAGCAGTGGCATTGGTTCCACCCGCTTGCGTTATGGGTGTGGGCATAGGCTGGTTTGACTGGAGCATAATCAGCGGTGCAGGCCTACTGTTTTTAACCAATCTGGTCGGCATTACTCTGGCCGGCACTTTTACTTTCCTCTGTTTAGGTTTTGCACCAGCGATTAAAGTAAACCGAGGGCTCGGTTTTTCTATCATTTTGGTAATTTTAATCAGTATCCCTCTGTATCAGACCTTAGTTAATACTGGGCTTTATAGCCGCATAGAAAAAAATATCAGCACCAATACTTATGAAGTTAACGGTAAAACATTATCGTTAACGGAAGTCTCTGCAGTACCTTTGGATGATAAAATTAAAATTTTCGGGCAGTTACACAGCTCGCAGCTTGTCCTGGCGAGCGATATTGCGGCATTAAGGGATGCTATCCAAACGCAATTGAATGAGCCGGTGATATTAGATGTTTCACTCAGGTTGGTGCAATAG
- a CDS encoding cupin domain-containing protein gives MPDIIVEHNPSEERLKELGVSDWEIWDCPVSEFRLDFDETEKAYILEGEIVVTPDDKEPVTIVPGDYVIFPVGLSSMWAVTKTLRKHYSYD, from the coding sequence ATGCCAGATATTATTGTTGAACACAATCCGAGTGAAGAGCGTCTTAAAGAATTAGGCGTTTCAGATTGGGAAATTTGGGATTGTCCTGTTTCTGAGTTTAGACTGGATTTTGATGAAACAGAAAAAGCCTACATTCTTGAAGGTGAGATTGTTGTCACCCCGGACGATAAAGAGCCTGTTACTATCGTTCCAGGGGATTATGTTATTTTCCCGGTTGGGTTAAGCAGTATGTGGGCAGTCACTAAAACACTGCGTAAGCATTACAGCTACGATTAA
- the ispA gene encoding (2E,6E)-farnesyl diphosphate synthase has translation MSNALKEYLVSSQERVEKALDLRLPANTILPKRLHDAMRYSTLDGGKRMRPMLTYSAGKALGLAPDILDGPACAVEMIHVYSLIHDDLPAMDNDDLRRGKATSHIAFDEATAILAGDALQTLAFQILALDSSMNASAESRIQMVSALAKASGSLGMVGGQAIDLESVGKKLTLPELENMHIHKTGALIRVSVQLATLSRPDLDPATANKLDHYAKCIGLSFQVKDDILDEESDTATLGKTQGKDQDNDKPTYPALLGLAGAKQKAQDLHEQAVESLSGFGAEADLLRDLSLYIIQRDH, from the coding sequence ATGAGTAACGCCTTGAAAGAATATTTAGTTTCTAGCCAGGAACGAGTAGAAAAAGCTTTGGATTTGCGTTTGCCTGCAAATACAATTTTGCCTAAAAGACTTCATGATGCAATGCGTTACAGTACTTTAGACGGCGGCAAAAGAATGCGCCCCATGTTGACTTATAGTGCAGGTAAGGCATTAGGACTTGCACCTGACATATTAGATGGTCCAGCCTGTGCAGTAGAGATGATTCATGTTTATTCACTTATTCATGATGATTTACCTGCAATGGATAATGATGATTTGCGTCGAGGTAAAGCGACTTCACATATAGCCTTTGATGAAGCAACTGCAATATTAGCCGGAGATGCTTTGCAAACTCTGGCGTTTCAGATTCTGGCGCTTGACAGCAGCATGAATGCAAGTGCCGAGTCACGCATACAAATGGTGAGTGCATTGGCCAAAGCGAGCGGTTCTTTAGGAATGGTAGGCGGGCAGGCAATTGATCTGGAATCAGTAGGGAAAAAGCTGACGTTGCCTGAATTGGAAAACATGCATATACATAAAACAGGTGCGCTTATTCGCGTGAGTGTGCAGTTAGCGACTTTATCCAGGCCTGATCTGGATCCAGCCACGGCCAATAAATTAGATCATTATGCTAAATGTATCGGGCTGTCTTTTCAGGTTAAAGATGATATTTTAGATGAAGAAAGTGATACTGCTACGCTAGGTAAAACACAAGGTAAAGATCAGGATAATGATAAGCCTACTTATCCGGCCTTATTAGGATTAGCCGGTGCAAAGCAAAAAGCACAGGATCTGCATGAACAAGCAGTTGAAAGTCTGTCGGGATTCGGTGCAGAGGCTGATTTATTGCGTGACTTATCGCTGTATATTATTCAGCGCGATCATTAG
- a CDS encoding exodeoxyribonuclease VII small subunit translates to MPRKKSATLFEDSLKGLEEIVEQLEQGDISLEESLKSFEQGVNLTRTCQKALQEAEQKVQILLEKNGQQTLESFNDE, encoded by the coding sequence ATGCCTAGAAAGAAAAGCGCCACCTTATTTGAAGATTCTCTCAAAGGATTAGAAGAGATTGTTGAGCAATTAGAGCAGGGTGATATTTCTTTGGAAGAGTCTTTAAAGTCATTTGAACAGGGTGTCAATTTAACCCGTACTTGCCAAAAAGCCTTGCAGGAAGCCGAGCAAAAAGTGCAAATCTTATTAGAAAAAAACGGTCAACAAACATTGGAGTCATTTAACGATGAGTAA
- the parE gene encoding DNA topoisomerase IV subunit B: MSNTYNAAAIEVLSGLDPVRKRPGMYTDTTRPNHLVQEVVDNSVDEAVAGHASSIEVVLFKDGSIKVQDNGRGMPVDMHPQQNMPGVEVILTQLHAGGKFSNKNYQFSGGLHGVGVSVVNALSKQLDIEIKRNGKVYQMQFANGEKQTELHETGVSVGKLNTGTMVHFLPDASYFDSNKISVIKLKHVLRAKAVLCPGLKISLSVEQTAESWEWYYQNGLEEYLLDRVGNIEFYPNEPFMGNLAAEHEAVEWGIVWTTESLPENVTESYVNLVPTPQGGTHVNGLRAGLTEAMREFCEIRNLLPRGVKITPEDVWELCHYILSVKLEDPQFSGQTKERLSSRECVAFISGVAKDGFSLWLNQHPAAGEKIAEVIILSAQKRLKSSKKTIRKKISAGPQLPGKLADCASQDINRSELFLVEGDSAGGSAKQAREREFQAIMPLRGKILNTWEVDSAQVMASNEVHDIAVALGIEPDSKDLNGLRYGKICILADADSDGLHIATLICALFFKHFPKLVQAGHVFVAMPPLYRIDVGKQIFYALDEHERLGVIDRIKSEKLKGKINVQRFKGLGEMNPAQLRVTTMNPDTRRLVQLTIEEGDDTNEKMDLLLAKKRSQDRKFWLESKGNLADV; this comes from the coding sequence ATGAGTAATACCTATAACGCAGCAGCTATTGAAGTTTTAAGTGGCTTAGACCCTGTGCGCAAACGCCCAGGTATGTATACCGATACCACCCGCCCTAATCACCTGGTTCAGGAAGTCGTTGATAATAGTGTCGATGAAGCGGTAGCAGGTCACGCATCAAGCATAGAAGTTGTTTTATTTAAAGACGGCAGTATTAAAGTACAAGATAATGGTCGCGGCATGCCAGTCGACATGCACCCCCAGCAAAATATGCCCGGCGTAGAAGTTATTTTGACTCAACTCCATGCCGGCGGAAAATTTTCCAATAAAAACTATCAATTTTCTGGCGGTTTACATGGCGTAGGTGTTTCTGTCGTTAATGCTTTATCGAAACAACTAGACATAGAAATAAAACGTAATGGTAAGGTTTACCAAATGCAATTTGCAAATGGGGAGAAACAAACCGAATTACATGAAACAGGTGTCAGTGTTGGCAAGCTTAATACAGGGACGATGGTACATTTTTTACCTGATGCCAGCTATTTTGATTCTAATAAAATTTCTGTTATCAAGCTTAAGCATGTCTTAAGAGCGAAAGCGGTGCTTTGTCCGGGCTTAAAGATCAGTTTATCGGTTGAACAAACCGCTGAATCATGGGAATGGTATTACCAAAATGGCCTGGAAGAATATTTACTGGATAGAGTCGGTAATATCGAGTTTTACCCGAATGAACCCTTTATGGGTAACCTAGCTGCCGAACACGAAGCCGTTGAATGGGGCATCGTCTGGACCACAGAATCTTTGCCAGAAAATGTCACTGAAAGCTATGTCAATCTGGTTCCTACCCCTCAGGGAGGAACGCATGTCAATGGCTTACGCGCGGGCTTAACCGAAGCCATGCGCGAATTCTGCGAGATTCGAAACTTATTGCCCCGTGGTGTTAAAATTACGCCCGAGGATGTATGGGAACTGTGTCATTATATTCTGTCGGTAAAACTCGAAGACCCGCAATTTTCAGGTCAAACCAAGGAGCGTTTAAGCTCTCGTGAATGCGTTGCGTTTATCTCCGGGGTTGCCAAAGATGGTTTTAGCTTATGGCTTAATCAACATCCTGCCGCTGGCGAAAAAATCGCTGAAGTCATAATATTAAGTGCTCAAAAGCGGTTAAAATCCAGCAAAAAAACGATTCGTAAAAAAATTTCCGCAGGCCCGCAATTGCCAGGAAAGCTTGCTGATTGCGCCTCACAGGATATCAATCGCAGTGAATTATTTCTGGTTGAAGGAGATTCTGCAGGTGGATCAGCCAAACAAGCCAGGGAGCGTGAATTTCAGGCAATAATGCCCTTGCGCGGTAAAATTTTAAATACCTGGGAAGTAGATTCAGCTCAAGTTATGGCTTCAAATGAAGTCCATGATATTGCTGTGGCATTAGGCATTGAACCCGACTCAAAGGATTTAAACGGCTTACGTTATGGCAAAATTTGCATACTCGCAGATGCCGATTCTGACGGGTTACATATCGCCACTTTGATTTGTGCCTTATTCTTTAAACATTTTCCTAAACTGGTGCAGGCAGGCCATGTTTTTGTCGCTATGCCGCCCTTATACCGTATTGATGTAGGTAAACAAATATTTTACGCCTTGGACGAACATGAGCGCCTGGGAGTTATAGACCGTATAAAGTCTGAAAAACTGAAAGGCAAGATTAATGTACAGCGTTTTAAAGGTTTAGGTGAAATGAATCCTGCTCAGTTGCGCGTTACAACCATGAATCCTGACACCCGCCGTTTAGTACAACTTACTATTGAAGAGGGTGATGATACCAATGAAAAAATGGATTTATTGCTGGCAAAAAAACGCTCACAAGACCGTAAATTCTGGCTGGAAAGTAAAGGTAACTTAGCAGACGTTTAA
- a CDS encoding PIN domain-containing protein, protein MSVEDTQIAAIAVQNSALLATRNTSDFDFLEDLNLVNPWLYTTN, encoded by the coding sequence ATGAGTGTTGAAGATACTCAAATTGCAGCGATTGCAGTACAAAATTCTGCATTGCTGGCTACGCGCAATACCTCTGACTTTGATTTTTTGGAAGATTTAAACCTAGTGAACCCGTGGCTATACACAACAAATTAA
- a CDS encoding PIN domain-containing protein, giving the protein MILLDTNIISELMRPKPNSAVIEWLDEQFSHELFLPAIVKAEIDMGIAILDNGKRKQALFQVAELIFTSLTNRCLPTL; this is encoded by the coding sequence ATGATATTATTAGACACTAATATCATTTCAGAATTGATGCGACCAAAACCAAATTCGGCAGTTATTGAATGGCTAGATGAACAGTTTAGCCATGAACTATTTCTTCCAGCTATCGTTAAAGCCGAAATTGATATGGGAATTGCTATTTTAGATAATGGCAAACGCAAACAAGCTTTATTTCAAGTAGCTGAACTGATTTTTACGAGCCTTACAAATCGTTGTTTACCTACCCTTTGA
- a CDS encoding FitA-like ribbon-helix-helix domain-containing protein has product MTTLTVHNLDDAMEKQLQIKAKQHNCSTEEEVYRILKKALFPMDKQKNLGSRLHEQIMEITDGIELELPTRSLPRNASDFENIK; this is encoded by the coding sequence ATGACTACCCTTACTGTTCATAATCTTGATGATGCTATGGAAAAGCAATTACAAATCAAAGCTAAACAACATAATTGTTCCACAGAAGAAGAGGTTTACCGCATTCTTAAGAAAGCGCTCTTTCCGATGGATAAACAAAAAAACTTAGGTAGCCGTTTGCATGAACAAATTATGGAAATAACCGATGGCATAGAGTTAGAATTACCAACTCGTTCACTCCCTCGAAACGCATCTGATTTTGAAAATATCAAATGA
- the tnpC gene encoding IS66 family transposase — MNSLPETLPDETNALQKMVLDYQSTVDQLQEKLTWYEEQFRLFQHQRFGASSEKCPDQMELFNEAESILDALKQEETDLEETVSYQRKKPGRKPLSRHLPREVVRYELPEAERVCDCGHALHEAGEDTSEQLEIIPAQIKLIEHVQVKYACRACENGIINAPKPAQPIPRSFASASLLAYIIVAKFMDSLPLYRQETIFKRLSIDLSRATLSIWVLKSAELLAPFYDRLHELLILQKILQADETTLNVIQDGRETKSKSYMWLYQSGGHEAECPIVLYEYQATRAGAHAASFLQGFSGHLQVDGYAGYHALASDDCLLVGCMAHARRKFDEALKALPKASRKNKMGMAQTALRKFTRLYAFEKQFKDLTIEQRYLLRQEKSKPLLDDLKQWCDDHVTRTAKDSTIGKAIRYTLNQWSSLIRYIDDGNIHIDNNAAERRIKPFVIGRKNWLFNQTPRGANASALLYSLVQTAVANNLEPFDYLKYLLTELPKLGRHYEPEALDQFLPWNLIEKVKPLK, encoded by the coding sequence ATGAACTCACTTCCTGAGACACTGCCAGATGAGACGAATGCACTGCAAAAAATGGTGCTGGACTATCAGTCGACAGTAGATCAATTACAGGAAAAACTGACGTGGTATGAGGAGCAGTTTCGTTTGTTTCAACACCAGCGCTTTGGAGCATCCAGTGAAAAGTGTCCTGACCAAATGGAGTTGTTTAATGAAGCGGAATCGATTCTTGACGCCTTAAAGCAAGAGGAGACTGATCTTGAAGAAACGGTTAGCTATCAACGCAAAAAGCCAGGTCGTAAACCGCTCTCCAGACATCTCCCGCGAGAAGTCGTTCGCTATGAATTACCTGAAGCAGAACGTGTGTGTGACTGTGGTCATGCCTTGCATGAGGCTGGCGAAGACACGTCAGAGCAGTTAGAAATCATTCCTGCTCAAATCAAGCTGATTGAGCATGTGCAGGTAAAGTATGCCTGTCGTGCCTGCGAAAATGGCATTATTAATGCGCCTAAACCGGCACAGCCCATTCCACGCAGTTTTGCTTCGGCCAGCTTACTAGCCTACATTATTGTAGCCAAGTTTATGGATAGCTTGCCACTCTATCGCCAGGAAACGATTTTCAAGCGCTTAAGTATCGACCTTTCGCGTGCAACGTTATCAATCTGGGTATTGAAGTCCGCTGAATTGCTTGCCCCCTTTTATGATCGACTGCATGAATTACTGATCCTGCAGAAAATTCTCCAGGCTGACGAAACAACTTTGAATGTTATTCAGGATGGACGAGAGACGAAATCAAAATCCTATATGTGGCTCTATCAAAGTGGTGGTCATGAAGCTGAATGCCCAATTGTTTTGTATGAGTATCAGGCAACCCGGGCGGGTGCACATGCGGCGAGCTTTTTACAGGGCTTTTCAGGCCACTTGCAAGTGGATGGCTATGCCGGCTATCACGCCCTTGCATCAGATGACTGTCTCCTCGTCGGTTGTATGGCGCATGCGCGTCGTAAATTCGATGAAGCACTGAAAGCACTTCCCAAAGCGAGCCGCAAAAATAAAATGGGCATGGCTCAAACGGCATTACGCAAGTTCACTCGTCTTTATGCGTTTGAAAAACAATTTAAAGATCTGACAATAGAGCAGCGTTATTTGTTACGTCAGGAAAAAAGTAAACCTTTGCTGGATGACTTAAAGCAGTGGTGCGATGACCATGTTACCAGGACAGCAAAAGACAGCACGATAGGTAAAGCCATTCGTTACACCCTTAACCAGTGGAGTAGCCTGATTCGCTATATTGATGACGGAAATATACACATTGATAATAATGCAGCTGAACGTCGTATCAAACCGTTTGTGATTGGGCGTAAAAACTGGTTGTTTAATCAAACACCTCGTGGAGCAAATGCCAGTGCACTGCTATACAGCCTGGTGCAAACAGCGGTTGCCAATAATCTGGAGCCTTTTGATTATCTGAAGTATTTACTTACTGAGCTACCCAAGCTTGGTAGGCATTATGAACCAGAGGCGTTAGATCAGTTTCTACCCTGGAACTTGATTGAAAAAGTTAAGCCTTTAAAGTAA
- a CDS encoding IS66 family transposase, whose amino-acid sequence MLEFAGYQDRVIQDITFQTHNIRYRLAEYITPEGLTILGQLPEDIQGGSFGKSLIAFILYQYHHQHVTQPLLLEQIRDLGVDISSGKLSYILTEDLDDFHAEKDELLKTGLSVSKYIHTDDTGARHKGQNGYCTHIGNDFFAWFSSTESKSRINFLNCLSQGKTTLYTLNTGAIEYMAQNKLSVVILATLENISVCINTAPDWCEWLDQQGIVKPRHRKIVTEGALMGGLLDQGISSDFSIISDDAGQFNVFDHALCWIHAERVINRLIPLNDSHTKAVDDARDQLWSIYHDLKAYKLNPVTEQASSIRQRFQILCSTKTCYETLNQALGRMGKNQHELLRVLDKLYLPLHNNLSERDIRDYVKKRKISGSTRSDAGRKARDTFASLKKTCRKHGMSFWGYLKSRLLKLEGIPPLSEVIRAAAASG is encoded by the coding sequence TTGCTTGAATTCGCGGGGTATCAGGATCGTGTTATTCAGGATATTACCTTTCAAACTCATAACATTCGTTATCGTTTAGCAGAATATATAACGCCAGAGGGTCTTACGATTTTAGGTCAGCTTCCCGAAGACATTCAGGGAGGTAGCTTTGGTAAAAGCCTTATTGCCTTTATTCTCTATCAATACCATCACCAACATGTCACACAGCCATTACTACTGGAACAAATTCGTGATTTAGGCGTCGATATTTCGAGCGGTAAGCTCAGTTATATACTAACAGAAGATCTGGACGACTTTCATGCCGAAAAAGATGAATTACTGAAGACGGGATTATCCGTTTCTAAATATATTCATACAGATGATACTGGCGCACGGCATAAAGGGCAAAATGGCTATTGCACACATATTGGCAATGATTTTTTTGCCTGGTTCAGTAGTACAGAAAGTAAAAGCAGAATCAATTTTTTAAACTGTCTATCACAAGGCAAAACAACGCTTTATACATTGAACACAGGTGCCATTGAATACATGGCACAAAATAAGCTGTCTGTTGTAATCTTGGCGACACTGGAAAATATCAGTGTCTGCATTAACACGGCACCTGACTGGTGCGAATGGCTGGATCAGCAAGGCATCGTTAAACCTCGGCACAGAAAAATAGTCACGGAAGGTGCTTTGATGGGAGGGCTGCTAGACCAAGGCATTTCCTCTGACTTTTCAATTATCAGTGATGATGCAGGGCAGTTTAACGTCTTTGATCATGCCTTGTGCTGGATCCATGCCGAACGAGTGATTAATCGCCTGATTCCTTTAAATGACAGCCATACCAAGGCAGTAGATGACGCACGCGACCAGCTTTGGTCGATTTACCATGACCTGAAAGCTTATAAACTTAATCCTGTTACCGAACAGGCGAGCAGTATCAGGCAGCGCTTTCAAATCCTATGCAGTACCAAAACCTGTTACGAAACGCTTAACCAGGCCCTCGGGCGAATGGGGAAAAATCAACATGAACTCCTCCGTGTACTCGACAAACTCTACCTCCCACTTCATAACAATTTAAGCGAACGGGATATAAGGGATTACGTCAAGAAACGAAAAATCAGCGGGAGTACACGAAGTGATGCAGGGCGGAAAGCCCGTGATACTTTTGCCAGTCTCAAGAAGACCTGCCGAAAGCACGGCATGTCATTTTGGGGTTATTTAAAAAGTCGCTTACTGAAGTTAGAAGGGATTCCTCCGTTATCGGAAGTCATTCGTGCGGCCGCTGCCAGTGGATAA
- a CDS encoding IS30 family transposase — protein sequence MNTFNHLTQEERFYIYTQLKQGVSKNQIAITLGRHKSTIGREITRNTGQCGYRYKQAERIAKQRHIDKPKNIKMTAELQQIITPLIKEKWSPDCISGRLKQQGKDSVSHETIYRYILANKAAGGDLYTYLRHQAKPYRKRYGKNDYRGTIPSRVDIDERPQVVDDKTRLGDWEADTVIGKGHKGVLVTLTERVSKLNFAISIERKESELTKEAIINALEPFKRWVHTITFDNGREFCGHEAIAKTLDCGTYFAKPYHSWQRGLNENHNGLLRQYFPKKEPLDKVTQDEVDSAITALNHRPRKGLNYRTPWEVFCQITGVDINKSQGVALIA from the coding sequence ATGAACACGTTTAACCATCTAACCCAAGAGGAAAGATTTTACATTTATACGCAACTAAAACAAGGCGTTTCTAAGAATCAAATAGCCATCACATTGGGGCGTCATAAATCGACTATTGGACGTGAAATTACGCGTAATACAGGTCAGTGTGGTTATCGTTACAAGCAAGCTGAGAGAATAGCTAAACAACGCCATATTGATAAGCCCAAAAACATCAAGATGACGGCTGAGTTACAACAGATAATAACGCCTTTAATCAAAGAGAAATGGAGCCCTGACTGTATTTCAGGACGCTTAAAACAACAAGGTAAGGACTCCGTCAGTCATGAGACTATTTACCGTTATATTTTAGCTAACAAAGCAGCCGGTGGCGATTTGTATACTTATTTGAGGCATCAAGCCAAACCTTATCGTAAGCGATATGGAAAAAATGATTATCGCGGAACGATACCCAGCCGTGTTGATATTGATGAGCGACCACAAGTGGTTGATGATAAAACGCGTTTAGGTGATTGGGAAGCAGATACTGTTATCGGTAAAGGACATAAAGGCGTATTGGTGACGCTGACTGAACGGGTCTCAAAGCTCAACTTCGCCATCTCAATTGAGCGTAAAGAATCTGAATTAACGAAAGAGGCGATTATCAATGCTCTTGAGCCTTTTAAACGTTGGGTTCACACGATTACCTTTGATAATGGACGTGAGTTTTGTGGGCATGAAGCCATTGCAAAAACACTTGACTGCGGCACTTATTTTGCCAAACCGTATCATTCGTGGCAACGAGGTTTAAATGAAAACCACAATGGCTTATTAAGGCAATACTTCCCTAAAAAAGAACCTTTGGATAAGGTAACTCAAGATGAGGTTGATAGTGCCATTACAGCACTTAATCATCGTCCAAGAAAAGGGTTAAATTACAGAACTCCATGGGAAGTATTTTGCCAAATAACGGGGGTTGATATAAATAAATCACAGGGTGTTGCATTAATTGCTTGA
- the tnpB gene encoding IS66 family insertion sequence element accessory protein TnpB (TnpB, as the term is used for proteins encoded by IS66 family insertion elements, is considered an accessory protein, since TnpC, encoded by a neighboring gene, is a DDE family transposase.), with the protein MINGLAVNQVYLATGVTDMRKSINGLSLIVSEQLGHDPFTGSVFVFCNRSRDKLKLLYWECNGFWLYYRRLDKGTFQWPSELNEQAVSLTSRELHWLLDGLSYHQVQAHTAVSGLKNN; encoded by the coding sequence ATGATAAACGGTCTTGCTGTTAATCAGGTGTATCTGGCGACAGGTGTTACGGATATGCGTAAGTCCATTAATGGCTTGTCGCTGATCGTTTCAGAGCAGTTGGGCCATGATCCCTTTACCGGGAGTGTTTTTGTCTTTTGTAATCGCTCTCGCGATAAACTAAAACTACTCTATTGGGAATGTAATGGCTTCTGGCTTTATTATCGCCGCCTGGATAAGGGGACGTTCCAGTGGCCAAGCGAATTGAACGAGCAGGCTGTGTCACTAACCTCACGTGAATTACACTGGTTACTGGATGGTTTATCCTATCACCAAGTGCAAGCGCACACGGCTGTTTCTGGTCTAAAAAACAACTGA
- the tnpA gene encoding IS66 family insertion sequence element accessory protein TnpA produces the protein MSPSQNKAAMQEHIPQWQASRLTQAEYCKVHDIKPHIFSYYKKKFGSASSSVQQTSQLVPVKFVAEDNLSGPRLSSVIKVTHTNGFSLEIQANTELSILKPLLELVRSIS, from the coding sequence ATGAGCCCATCTCAAAATAAAGCGGCTATGCAAGAGCATATACCACAATGGCAAGCCAGTCGTTTAACTCAGGCTGAGTATTGCAAGGTCCATGATATCAAGCCGCATATCTTCAGTTATTACAAAAAGAAATTCGGTTCGGCCAGCTCGTCAGTGCAACAAACCAGCCAACTGGTTCCGGTAAAATTTGTTGCCGAAGACAATTTAAGTGGCCCAAGGCTATCGTCGGTTATCAAAGTCACTCATACCAATGGCTTTAGCCTGGAAATACAGGCCAATACGGAACTCAGTATTTTAAAACCGTTATTGGAGTTGGTGAGGTCCATCTCATGA